In Allocoprobacillus halotolerans, a genomic segment contains:
- a CDS encoding transposase produces MSYFTTDLYETKREIVNFSNKLSDSLDKPAAKFVMDMMFGLARSQSVLLSDIARALDENIKLNYTIDRLSNHLAQFDDEAMNQMKSNYNDMVIKHLSEDRIILLDNSEIIKKYGRKFEDLCMVRDASSLKDDIYPGYHVCEATALTQDQHHPISLYSHIYSTESEGFRSMNDETIKSIKYVKSLIPERCTFVCDRGYDANVFYDYFIDENHNADDFIIRLKENRTLLFKGKPKKVGEIAKRRKGKIKMNMYFSKEDSEVYVSHTRVELPSQKGRILNLVIVYGLSEEKPMMLLTNREIRNKRDVHKIVRAYMSRWRIEEKFRFKKNQYGFENIRVRTMKSINVLNTILMMHIGHITLLAEKVDKKLLVIKMIERSKSLKGKRYYWCYQISKGIQEILKYAQKGIKEFQNIREKQEYRQLQLKL; encoded by the coding sequence ATGAGTTATTTTACCACAGATCTATATGAAACGAAAAGAGAAATTGTCAATTTTTCTAATAAATTATCAGACAGTCTTGATAAACCTGCTGCCAAGTTTGTCATGGACATGATGTTTGGTCTTGCAAGAAGTCAAAGTGTTCTACTTAGCGATATTGCCAGAGCTCTTGATGAAAATATCAAGCTCAATTATACAATTGACAGATTATCCAATCATTTGGCTCAATTTGATGATGAAGCAATGAACCAAATGAAATCCAATTATAATGATATGGTTATCAAGCATCTTAGCGAAGACAGGATCATTTTACTTGATAACAGTGAAATCATCAAAAAATATGGAAGAAAATTTGAAGATCTTTGTATGGTCAGGGATGCTTCCTCACTTAAGGATGACATTTATCCTGGATACCATGTATGTGAGGCAACTGCCCTCACACAGGATCAACATCATCCAATATCTTTGTATAGCCATATCTATTCAACTGAAAGTGAAGGATTCAGGTCAATGAACGATGAAACAATAAAGAGCATAAAATATGTCAAATCTCTCATTCCTGAAAGATGTACATTTGTATGTGACAGAGGATATGATGCCAATGTATTTTATGATTACTTCATAGATGAAAATCATAATGCAGATGATTTCATCATCAGACTCAAAGAAAATAGAACATTATTGTTTAAAGGGAAGCCAAAGAAAGTAGGAGAAATCGCCAAAAGAAGAAAAGGCAAGATTAAGATGAACATGTATTTTTCTAAGGAAGATAGTGAAGTCTATGTATCACATACGAGAGTGGAACTGCCATCACAAAAGGGAAGGATATTAAATCTAGTCATTGTGTATGGATTAAGTGAAGAAAAACCGATGATGCTTTTAACGAATAGAGAGATCAGGAATAAAAGAGATGTGCATAAGATAGTGAGGGCATATATGTCAAGGTGGCGAATCGAGGAGAAATTCAGATTCAAAAAGAATCAGTATGGTTTTGAAAATATAAGAGTAAGGACAATGAAATCAATAAATGTATTGAATACGATATTGATGATGCATATAGGGCATATAACACTGTTGGCAGAGAAAGTAGACAAGAAATTACTGGTCATAAAGATGATAGAGAGAAGCAAATCGCTTAAAGGAAAGAGATATTACTGGTGCTATCAGATCAGTAAAGGGATACAGGAAATATTAAAATATGCACAAAAGGGAATCAAGGAGTTTCAAAATATAAGAGAGAAGCAGGAATACAGGCAGCTACAACTGAAACTATAA
- a CDS encoding PHP domain-containing protein: MFYDLHIHSALSPCGDDTMTIYNIFNMAYIKGLDLIAITDHNSLKQQYHLEKVIQSPILQGKINFLHGVELQTCENIHVLAYFQRGTDLKPIQQWIDKHLIKKVNDSLYYGHQYIFDDNDEIVDEEPHLLLSSLDVDVYEVVNMIHHFQGLAVLAHVFAKKYSIYAFYHDIPDNLDYDGLEVGSIKEQRELKIRCPHARDEFVLINSDAHQLEDINEPVYQIQQAQFNQLWRKRLCRKLQ; this comes from the coding sequence ATGTTTTATGATTTGCATATTCACTCGGCTTTATCGCCTTGTGGTGATGATACCATGACCATTTATAATATATTCAACATGGCTTATATTAAAGGTTTAGATTTGATTGCGATTACTGATCATAATTCTTTGAAACAACAATATCATTTAGAAAAAGTCATTCAAAGTCCAATATTACAAGGCAAGATTAATTTTTTACATGGTGTAGAGTTACAGACATGTGAAAATATCCATGTTTTGGCTTATTTTCAAAGAGGAACAGATTTAAAACCTATTCAACAATGGATTGATAAACATCTTATCAAAAAAGTCAATGATTCTTTGTATTATGGTCATCAGTATATATTTGATGATAATGATGAAATTGTTGATGAAGAACCACATCTTTTATTAAGTTCTTTAGATGTTGATGTCTATGAAGTTGTTAATATGATACATCATTTTCAGGGACTTGCTGTTTTGGCTCATGTGTTTGCGAAAAAATATAGCATTTATGCTTTCTATCATGATATTCCTGACAATTTAGATTATGATGGTCTAGAAGTAGGCAGTATCAAAGAACAGCGTGAATTAAAAATAAGATGTCCCCATGCTAGAGATGAATTTGTTTTGATTAATAGTGATGCACATCAATTAGAAGATATTAATGAACCTGTTTATCAAATTCAACAGGCTCAATTCAATCAATTATGGAGAAAACGATTATGCAGGAAATTGCAATGA
- a CDS encoding (2Fe-2S) ferredoxin domain-containing protein has product MVEEVAKAHLAVTVMQTGCIGMCALEPIVEVFDKDNQKTTYVLMDEKKAKDVVLRHLIHGEVIEEYTVGQYQK; this is encoded by the coding sequence TTGGTTGAAGAAGTTGCCAAAGCACATTTAGCTGTGACAGTGATGCAGACTGGATGTATTGGAATGTGTGCTTTAGAACCTATTGTGGAAGTTTTTGATAAAGATAATCAAAAGACAACTTATGTATTGATGGATGAAAAGAAAGCAAAAGATGTTGTCTTACGTCATTTGATACATGGTGAAGTGATAGAAGAATATACTGTTGGACAATATCAGAAATAG
- a CDS encoding ATP-binding protein, which yields MQEIAMTILDIVQNAIRAKATLIRIHIIDSFQNNKIHIEISDNGCGMSQEMLEKVINPFFTTRTTRPIGLGIPMFKESVEATGGTFSIHSQEGLGTTIIGVYTKDHLDTPPMGNLVETMITLIQYDEHIRYVFKYQENDFEFDLDTLEIQDILDDVPINQPEIILWLKDYIKEGMRK from the coding sequence ATGCAGGAAATTGCAATGACAATTTTAGATATTGTTCAAAATGCAATACGAGCCAAAGCCACTTTGATTCGTATTCATATTATAGATAGTTTTCAAAACAATAAAATTCATATTGAAATTAGTGATAATGGTTGTGGAATGAGTCAGGAAATGTTAGAGAAAGTGATTAATCCTTTCTTTACAACTCGTACAACACGTCCCATTGGATTAGGTATTCCAATGTTTAAAGAAAGTGTGGAAGCTACGGGTGGTACATTTTCCATTCATTCTCAAGAAGGATTGGGTACCACAATTATTGGTGTTTATACTAAAGATCATTTAGATACGCCACCTATGGGAAATCTGGTGGAAACAATGATTACACTGATTCAATATGATGAACATATTCGATATGTATTCAAATATCAGGAAAATGATTTTGAATTTGATTTGGATACATTAGAGATTCAAGACATTCTTGATGATGTTCCTATCAATCAACCAGAAATTATACTATGGTTAAAAGATTATATAAAGGAGGGTATGCGTAAATGA
- the hisD gene encoding histidinol dehydrogenase: protein MLKVYDVQGQLKDVVKKFSTRKTEISKQVNDTVMEMIDNVEKNGDQAIMKYCRQLDGFMIENPQDLLVSKQEILDGVTAVGKDFMRILERTKEQLTDFHQHQVDRSWSIYKENGVMMGQVVRGLEKVALYVPGGTATYPSTVMMNAIPAKLAGVKELIIITPVKADGKVNPSILAAAYVCGIERIYKVGGAHGVAGVAIGTNTLPKVDKIVGPGNIYVATAKKCCYGRVDIDMIAGPSEILIVADEKANPKYIAADLMSQAEHDALASAILVTTSLSLVKKVNEELKRQIQTLSRAKMIEESLTNYGGAFLVSSIEEAFQVSNEFAPEHLEVLVDNPMNTLPLIYNAGSIFLGEYTPEPLGDYMSGTNHVLPTGGTAKFYSALGVYDFVKYSSYSYYPKQVLKTFKDDVMTFAKKEGLDAHANSIGVRFEEEE from the coding sequence ATGTTAAAGGTATATGATGTACAAGGACAATTAAAAGATGTTGTGAAAAAGTTTTCAACACGTAAAACAGAGATTTCTAAACAAGTCAATGATACAGTGATGGAAATGATTGATAATGTTGAGAAAAATGGAGATCAGGCCATTATGAAATATTGTCGTCAATTAGATGGCTTTATGATTGAAAATCCACAAGACTTACTTGTTTCTAAACAAGAAATTTTAGATGGTGTGACAGCTGTTGGTAAAGATTTTATGCGTATTTTAGAACGTACCAAAGAACAGTTGACAGATTTCCACCAACATCAAGTTGATCGTTCATGGTCTATCTATAAAGAAAATGGTGTGATGATGGGGCAGGTTGTACGTGGTTTGGAAAAGGTGGCTTTATATGTACCAGGTGGTACAGCAACATATCCATCAACAGTTATGATGAACGCTATTCCAGCAAAATTGGCTGGTGTAAAAGAATTAATCATCATTACACCAGTGAAAGCCGATGGAAAAGTCAATCCTTCAATTTTGGCAGCGGCTTATGTCTGTGGTATTGAACGTATTTATAAAGTAGGAGGAGCTCATGGTGTAGCTGGTGTTGCGATAGGAACAAACACCTTACCAAAAGTCGATAAGATTGTTGGACCAGGAAATATTTACGTTGCGACGGCGAAAAAATGTTGTTATGGACGTGTGGATATTGATATGATTGCAGGACCAAGCGAAATCTTGATTGTTGCTGATGAAAAAGCCAATCCAAAATATATTGCGGCTGATTTAATGAGTCAGGCTGAACATGATGCTTTAGCCAGTGCGATTCTTGTTACAACATCTTTGTCTTTAGTCAAAAAAGTTAATGAAGAACTCAAAAGACAGATTCAAACATTATCAAGAGCGAAAATGATTGAAGAATCACTAACAAATTATGGTGGAGCTTTTTTAGTGAGTTCTATTGAAGAAGCTTTTCAAGTATCCAATGAATTTGCACCAGAACATTTAGAAGTGCTGGTAGATAATCCAATGAATACTTTGCCATTGATTTATAATGCGGGTTCTATCTTTTTAGGGGAATATACACCTGAACCATTGGGTGATTATATGTCAGGCACAAACCATGTGTTACCAACTGGTGGAACAGCTAAGTTTTATAGTGCTTTAGGGGTTTATGATTTTGTGAAATATTCATCTTATAGTTATTATCCAAAACAAGTTTTAAAGACTTTTAAAGATGATGTGATGACATTTGCGAAAAAAGAAGGATTAGATGCACATGCTAATAGTATTGGTGTGCGTTTTGAGGAGGAAGAATAA
- the hisB gene encoding imidazoleglycerol-phosphate dehydratase HisB has product MRQSQIKRQTNETTIEMSINLDGQGQATIDTGVGFMDHMLELFAFHSGIDCTITCIGDLKVDSHHTVEDLGIVLGECLKEALGDKKGIYRYGQMAIPMDETLVTTTLDLSGRPYLVYQANLPCQQLGNYETEMTKEFFKAVSDHALMTLHIQQNYGENTHHIIEAMFKSFARALKQAIRIDENHKEQIVSSKGVL; this is encoded by the coding sequence ATGCGACAGAGTCAAATCAAACGTCAAACGAATGAAACAACAATAGAAATGTCCATCAATCTTGATGGACAAGGACAAGCAACCATTGATACTGGTGTTGGTTTCATGGATCATATGTTAGAATTATTTGCTTTTCATAGTGGTATTGATTGTACCATTACGTGTATAGGTGATTTAAAAGTAGATAGTCATCATACTGTTGAAGATTTAGGAATTGTTTTAGGTGAATGTTTAAAAGAAGCATTGGGTGATAAAAAAGGTATTTATCGTTATGGACAAATGGCAATTCCAATGGATGAAACATTAGTCACCACAACCTTGGATTTGAGCGGGCGACCTTATCTTGTTTATCAGGCCAATTTACCTTGTCAGCAGTTAGGTAATTATGAAACAGAAATGACCAAAGAGTTTTTTAAGGCTGTTAGTGATCACGCATTGATGACTCTACATATCCAACAAAACTATGGTGAAAACACACATCATATTATTGAAGCTATGTTTAAAAGTTTTGCCAGAGCTTTAAAACAAGCTATTCGTATTGATGAAAACCATAAGGAACAGATTGTTTCTTCTAAAGGGGTTTTATAA
- a CDS encoding (Fe-S)-binding protein: MFPHFNKRKGKEKEEMVINRDGVKSNVSDLFGDHQLSIMSVEGLSQIRMVLDLIEFDQLKHIRLIALYHCYQGCIGGYYLWNNPFEGRYHIESMLDHCEGERVPLELEEYYKKRHINEQKQTFKERMAWFQKVNAILETLPQYDCGSCGFANCRGLAMRIASGEVDDSLCRIKRR, encoded by the coding sequence ATGTTTCCACATTTTAATAAAAGAAAAGGGAAAGAAAAAGAGGAAATGGTTATCAATCGTGATGGTGTAAAAAGTAATGTGAGTGATTTGTTTGGTGATCATCAATTATCTATTATGAGTGTGGAAGGATTATCACAAATTCGAATGGTATTAGATTTAATTGAATTTGATCAATTAAAACATATTCGTTTAATTGCTTTATATCATTGTTATCAGGGGTGTATTGGTGGTTATTATCTATGGAACAATCCCTTTGAAGGACGTTATCATATTGAAAGTATGTTAGATCATTGTGAGGGAGAGCGTGTTCCCTTAGAATTAGAAGAATATTATAAAAAACGTCATATCAATGAACAGAAACAAACGTTTAAAGAACGTATGGCATGGTTTCAAAAAGTCAATGCGATTTTAGAAACATTACCACAATATGATTGTGGCAGCTGCGGTTTTGCTAATTGTCGAGGTTTAGCAATGCGTATTGCCAGTGGTGAAGTCGATGATTCATTGTGTCGTATTAAAAGAAGGTGA
- the hisIE gene encoding bifunctional phosphoribosyl-AMP cyclohydrolase/phosphoribosyl-ATP diphosphatase HisIE, producing the protein MKPDFQKGNGLVPAIVQDYQTNAVLMLAYVNEEAYEKMLETKETYFYSRSRQELWHKGETSGHFQYIQGMYLDCDKDTLLIIVKQIGVACHTGAYSCFFHEIMPYVTSRNIFHEVYDVIADRKEHPVEKSYTNYLLDQGVDKICKKVGEEASETIIAAKNQDKEELIGEISDLFYHVLVLMYQQGIQVEDIERKLQDRHQVTGNKKDFHQRGDY; encoded by the coding sequence ATGAAACCAGATTTTCAAAAAGGAAATGGCTTAGTTCCAGCAATTGTCCAAGATTATCAGACAAATGCTGTATTAATGTTGGCTTATGTCAATGAAGAAGCCTATGAAAAGATGTTAGAAACGAAGGAAACTTATTTTTATTCACGATCACGTCAAGAATTATGGCATAAAGGAGAAACATCAGGTCATTTTCAATATATTCAAGGAATGTATTTAGATTGTGACAAAGATACTTTATTAATTATTGTTAAACAAATTGGGGTGGCTTGTCATACCGGTGCTTATTCATGTTTCTTTCATGAAATCATGCCTTATGTGACTTCTCGCAATATTTTCCATGAAGTCTATGATGTCATTGCTGATCGAAAGGAACATCCTGTTGAAAAATCATATACCAATTATTTATTAGATCAAGGTGTTGATAAGATTTGTAAAAAAGTTGGTGAAGAAGCCAGTGAAACAATTATTGCAGCAAAAAATCAAGATAAAGAAGAATTAATTGGTGAAATCAGTGATTTATTTTATCATGTACTTGTTTTGATGTATCAACAAGGAATTCAAGTAGAAGATATTGAAAGAAAGCTACAAGATAGACACCAAGTGACGGGAAATAAAAAAGATTTTCATCAACGTGGAGATTATTAG
- the hisH gene encoding imidazole glycerol phosphate synthase subunit HisH: MIVIIDYHVGNLMSVQNALMKLNMDVIVSRDHDVIRQAKGIVLPGVGTFPVAMEHLKRYDLIDILKERQQAGIPILGICLGMQILFEKGYEVYPTKGLGFLKGEVKRMEVQAKIRIWDGMN, from the coding sequence ATGATTGTGATTATTGATTATCATGTAGGGAATTTGATGAGTGTCCAAAATGCTTTGATGAAACTTAACATGGATGTTATCGTGAGTCGTGATCATGATGTTATTCGCCAAGCCAAAGGGATTGTTTTACCAGGTGTAGGAACTTTTCCGGTCGCTATGGAACATTTAAAACGATATGATTTGATTGATATTTTAAAAGAAAGACAACAGGCTGGGATTCCGATTTTAGGTATTTGTTTAGGAATGCAAATTCTATTTGAAAAAGGATATGAAGTCTATCCTACAAAAGGCTTAGGTTTTTTAAAGGGTGAAGTCAAACGTATGGAAGTTCAAGCAAAAATTCGCATATGGGATGGAATGAATTAA
- a CDS encoding glutamine amidotransferase-related protein, which translates to MGWNELNITTQYPLMKYIHNGDYVYFVHSFMAYPSDDELIAYCEYGQEKITAVVAKDNVMGCQFHPEKSGAIGKKILLAFKEMVQ; encoded by the coding sequence ATGGGATGGAATGAATTAAACATCACAACACAATATCCTTTAATGAAATATATTCATAACGGCGATTATGTGTATTTTGTCCATTCTTTTATGGCATATCCTAGTGATGATGAACTGATAGCCTATTGTGAGTATGGGCAAGAAAAAATTACCGCTGTTGTTGCGAAAGACAATGTCATGGGCTGTCAGTTTCATCCTGAAAAAAGTGGAGCCATTGGCAAGAAAATTTTATTAGCGTTTAAGGAGATGGTGCAATGA
- the hisA gene encoding 1-(5-phosphoribosyl)-5-[(5-phosphoribosylamino)methylideneamino]imidazole-4-carboxamide isomerase, whose amino-acid sequence MIIIPAIDLKNGEAVRLYKGDYKQKTVYSRTPETLALQFQDMGAKYLHVVDLDGAKEGNTTNLQTIQKIRQTITIPMEVGGGIRDEKTVSLYLDEIGVNRVILGTAAIENPDFLQAMLKRYGSEKIVVGVDIQNEYVATSGWLVTTKVHYLDFLKTLETMGVRYIICTDISKDGTLQGPTFSIYQKIQETTSLQCIVSGGVKDQDDILEAAKQGYHGCIVGKAYYEGKVDLKEVIGCLPKESSLV is encoded by the coding sequence ATGATTATAATTCCAGCAATTGATTTAAAAAACGGTGAAGCTGTCCGTTTATATAAAGGTGATTACAAACAAAAAACAGTTTATAGTAGAACTCCAGAAACATTAGCTTTACAATTTCAAGACATGGGAGCTAAATATTTACATGTTGTGGATTTAGATGGAGCCAAAGAAGGTAACACAACCAATTTACAGACAATTCAAAAAATCCGTCAGACAATTACCATCCCTATGGAAGTTGGTGGTGGGATTCGTGATGAGAAAACTGTGTCATTATATCTTGATGAAATAGGTGTTAATCGTGTGATTTTAGGAACAGCAGCCATTGAAAATCCTGATTTTTTACAAGCTATGTTAAAACGATATGGATCAGAAAAGATTGTGGTTGGGGTGGATATTCAAAATGAATATGTGGCTACATCTGGATGGTTAGTGACAACCAAAGTGCATTACTTAGATTTTTTAAAAACACTAGAAACAATGGGTGTTCGTTATATTATTTGTACGGATATTTCTAAAGATGGCACATTACAGGGACCAACATTTTCCATTTATCAAAAGATTCAAGAAACAACATCTTTACAATGTATTGTATCAGGTGGTGTCAAAGATCAAGATGATATTCTAGAAGCTGCAAAACAAGGCTATCATGGATGTATTGTTGGAAAAGCTTATTATGAAGGAAAAGTGGATTTAAAAGAGGTGATAGGATGCTTGCCAAAAGAATCATCCCTTGTTTAG
- a CDS encoding phosphoribosyl-ATP pyrophosphatase: MTQNYLESSFLSHLRIDDFGEISDLFYHVLVLMYQQGIQVEDIERKLQDRHQVTGNKKDFHQRGDY; the protein is encoded by the coding sequence ATGACTCAAAATTATCTTGAGTCGTCTTTTTTATCTCATTTAAGAATTGATGATTTTGGTGAAATCAGTGATTTATTTTATCATGTACTTGTTTTGATGTATCAACAAGGAATTCAAGTAGAAGATATTGAAAGAAAGCTACAAGATAGACACCAAGTGACGGGAAATAAAAAAGACTTTCATCAACGTGGAGATTATTAG
- a CDS encoding [Fe-Fe] hydrogenase large subunit C-terminal domain-containing protein, whose amino-acid sequence MKPVIHFLGENCKNCIKCVKSCPTEAISLINGKVMIDDAHCINCHVCVQSCDYKQLKIREVNLEKAFQEHEYNIALIPTSILSDFKEFNELKEFVYAIKKFHFDEVVQYSDIEGELYHQAMIDSLKADKVMLTSFCPTINRLIKREYPTLLDHLLPYDYPVEIAAKRLRKSIRTRILVFFHFVNVLENSL is encoded by the coding sequence ATGAAACCAGTCATTCATTTTTTAGGAGAAAACTGTAAAAACTGTATCAAATGTGTGAAATCATGTCCCACTGAAGCTATTTCTCTGATTAACGGAAAAGTTATGATAGATGATGCTCATTGTATCAATTGTCATGTCTGTGTTCAGTCCTGTGATTATAAACAGCTCAAAATTAGAGAAGTGAATCTGGAAAAAGCTTTTCAGGAGCATGAATATAATATTGCATTAATTCCCACATCTATATTGTCAGATTTTAAAGAGTTTAATGAATTAAAAGAATTTGTTTATGCGATTAAAAAGTTTCATTTTGATGAAGTCGTTCAATACAGTGATATAGAAGGAGAGCTTTATCATCAGGCAATGATTGATAGTTTGAAAGCTGATAAGGTGATGTTGACATCTTTTTGTCCAACTATTAATCGTCTGATTAAACGTGAATATCCAACTCTTTTGGATCATTTATTGCCTTATGATTATCCTGTTGAGATTGCTGCAAAACGTTTAAGAAAAAGTATCAGGACAAGGATATTGGTATTTTTTCACTTTGTGAATGTGTTGGAAAACTCACTCTAG
- a CDS encoding NADH-quinone oxidoreductase subunit NuoE family protein produces MGGLKQEYLDKIDAIVDKHKDQRGPMKLMLHDIQDELGYIPFEAMQKIAETLNVPVSKVYGVVTFYSQFTTEPKGKHVISVCLGTACYVNGAQTVLDLLCEMTECEVNSTSEDGLFSIDATRCVGACGLAPVVSVDGTVFGCNKQLEDLKMLILDYLKEESHAS; encoded by the coding sequence ATGGGTGGTTTAAAACAAGAGTATTTAGATAAGATTGATGCGATTGTTGATAAGCATAAAGATCAAAGAGGTCCCATGAAATTAATGCTTCATGATATTCAAGATGAACTTGGATATATTCCTTTTGAAGCGATGCAAAAAATAGCAGAAACATTAAATGTTCCCGTTTCTAAGGTTTATGGTGTTGTGACTTTTTATTCACAGTTTACAACTGAACCTAAAGGAAAACATGTCATTTCTGTATGTTTAGGAACAGCTTGCTATGTTAACGGGGCACAAACAGTATTAGACTTACTTTGTGAAATGACGGAATGTGAAGTCAATTCAACAAGTGAAGATGGTCTATTTTCCATTGATGCGACACGTTGTGTAGGCGCTTGTGGGTTGGCACCAGTTGTGAGTGTGGATGGAACTGTTTTTGGCTGCAATAAGCAATTGGAAGATTTGAAAATGTTGATTCTTGATTATTTAAAGGAAGAGAGTCATGCTAGTTAA
- a CDS encoding ATP-binding protein: protein MKKVYQVEKDNFEDAGKASTDIKRTLKSIGIDRKVLKAVAIACYEAEMNIVIHSDGGTVTFDIDDNGVISLAFDDVGPGIEDLELAQTPGYSTASPKARSLGFGAGMGLYNMKSVSSSFDIHSSHEGTHIYMTFQ, encoded by the coding sequence ATGAAAAAAGTCTATCAAGTTGAAAAGGATAATTTTGAAGATGCAGGTAAGGCATCTACAGATATCAAGAGAACTTTAAAATCAATTGGGATTGATCGTAAAGTGTTAAAAGCAGTGGCAATTGCCTGTTATGAAGCCGAGATGAATATTGTGATTCATTCTGATGGTGGAACAGTGACATTTGATATTGATGATAATGGTGTGATTTCTTTAGCATTTGATGATGTTGGACCTGGTATTGAAGACCTTGAATTAGCACAGACACCAGGATATTCCACAGCTTCTCCTAAAGCACGTTCCTTAGGTTTTGGTGCAGGAATGGGTTTATATAATATGAAAAGTGTGTCATCTTCTTTTGACATTCATTCATCCCATGAAGGGACACATATTTATATGACATTTCAATGA